A genomic segment from Sander vitreus isolate 19-12246 chromosome 3, sanVit1, whole genome shotgun sequence encodes:
- the hepacama gene encoding hepatic and glial cell adhesion molecule a produces the protein MKVERKTSSTGDSFTDIPPLLTIFGLLLLLFTGEVSGVNVTSQTQVVRGIVGKEALLSVSYSSSSSDKPVIKWQLKRDKEKPITVVQSIGTDIIGNLRPEYRNRIVVFENGSLLLHNLQLSDEGAYEVEISITDDTFTGEHYIELTVDVAVSKPYIQMIASSVLEWSEQFNLHCSHNNGTKPIYGWLKGGKVLTNDTRLLLSHDQKVLTISRVVMSDDDIYACTVENPISSMKSTPVRLTVYRRSSLYIILSTGGIFLLITLVTVCACWKPSKKKHRPVPQRAPIYLEQSEHGHDVDVVPKPTTLGRRSPMPLYVLNEDETMERSEECSGNVAVQSEMNIPATYAPVLPPSSNRTELPIWSAPRRYPRCPSPLAQPLPQPLPGPPLRPVRSPAHSPCSSPRSFSPIRKARPPVGIPTSHLPVEAECLDPCDQTHCPSQK, from the exons ATGAAGGTGGAGAGGAAGACCTCTTCTACAGGCGACAGTTTTACTGACATTCCTCCACTACTGACGATCTTtggcctcctcctccttctcttcacaG GTGAGGTGTCTGGAGTGAATGTGACCAGCCAAACCCAGGTGGTGAGGGGCATCGTGGGCAAAGAGGCCCTCTTGTCAGTCAGCTactccagcagcagctcagaCAAGCCTGTGATTAAGTGGCAGCTAAAGAGGGACAAAGAGAAACCTATCACTGTTGTGCAGTCCATAGGAACAGACATCATAGGGAACCTGAGGCCAGAGTACCGCAACCGTATTGTGGTGTTTGAGAATGGGTCACTGCTGCTTCACAACCTGCAGCTGTCAGACGAAGGGGCGTACGAAGTTGAGATCTCCATCACAGATGACACCTTCACTGGAGAGCACTACATTGAGCTCACTGTGGATG TCGCCGTGTCCAAACCTTACATCCAGATGATAGCCTCGTCCGTCCTGGAGTGGAGCGAGCAGTTTAACCTCCACTGTTCCCACAATAACGGCACAAAGCCCATCTACGGTTGGCTGAAGGGAGGCAAGGTGCTGACCAATGACACACGTCTGCTGCTTTCACATGACCAAAAAGTGCTGACCATCTCACGCGTTGTGATGTCAGATGATGACATTTACGCCTGCACAGTGGAGAACCCCATCAGCAGCATGAAGAGCACACCTGTCAGGCTCACTGTCTACA GACGAAGCTCGCTATACATCATCCTGTCCACCGGGGGCATATTCCTCCTAATCACCCTGGTGACAGTGTGTGCCTGTTGGAAACCATCCAA AAAGAAACATCGACCTGTCCCCCAAAGAGCTCCCATCTATTTGGAGCAGAGTGAACATGGCCATGATG TTGATGTTGTTCCCAAACCAACTACACTTGGCCGAAGGAGTCCCATGCCTCTTTATGTTCTCAATGAAGAT GAGACTATGGAGCGTTCGGAAGAATGTTCTGGCAATGTTGCCGTCCAATCAGAAATGAATATCCCTGCTACCTATGCTCCAGTGCTTCCCCCCTCCTCCAACAGAACTGAGCTGCCTATCTGGTCTGCCCCACGCAGATACCCCCGCTGCCCATCTCCACTGGCACAGCCTCTCCCACAACCCCTTCCAGGTCCTCCCCTGCGCCCAGTCCGCTCCCCTGCTCACTCTCCTTGTTCATCTCCACGCAGTTTCAGCCCGATTAGAAAAGCCCGTCCACCAGTAGGCATCCCAACTAGCCACCTGCCTGTAGAGGCAGAGTGTCTTGACCCTTGTGATCAGACTCACTGTCCATCACAGAAGTGA